The Vigna unguiculata cultivar IT97K-499-35 unplaced genomic scaffold, ASM411807v1 contig_41, whole genome shotgun sequence genome has a window encoding:
- the LOC114171909 gene encoding GDSL esterase/lipase At1g71691-like, with protein MEISLRKLWVISILIIQQFAFLADASHSRKKIVPALYVFGDSTVDAGNNNNLKTLAKANKFPYGIDFNNCSTGRFSNGKTIADIIAIRLGLPMPPPYLGVPKSQRHQVVTGLNYASGSCGILNSTRSGDCLSLDKQIEYFTLSVDNDLPRSIHSKTKLRHYLANSIYLLSIGSNDYMLNYFKYPNETNNKLNPEKYADYLLEQLTSRIKRIYDLGARKFVVSRIGQIGCTPTVSIRTPYSQKCNEDMNQKVKPYSDKLPGKLQELQTQLPHSLFVNLDNYNFAQKIRNSPEKFGFKNIFDLCVQGGKPCANRNEYYFFDFAHPTEATNKIHVNECFSGTQLCLPYNIQKLIHAH; from the exons atggaaATAAGCTTAAGAAAGCTCTGGGTTATTTCCATACTCATAATCCAGCAATTTGCATTCTTGGCTGATGCCTCGCATTCTAGAAAGAAGATTGTTCCAGCTCTTTACGTTTTCGGTGATTCAACCGTAGACGCCGGAAACAACAACAATCTCAAGACACTTGCCAAGGCAAATAAATTTCCCTATGGGATTGACTTCAATAATTGTTCCACAGGAAGGTTTAGCAATGGCAAAACAATTGCTGATATTATTG CCATTAGATTGGGTTTGCCAATGCCGCCTCCATACTTGGGTGTGCCCAAGTCTCAAAGACATCAAGTAGTCACTGGACTTAACTATGCATCAGGCTCATGTGGAATATTGAATTCAACCAGATCA GGGGATTGTTTATCTTTAGATAAACAAATTGAATACTTCACCTTAAGTGTGGACAACGATCTTCCAAGAAGCATACATAGCAAAACAAAACTAAGGCATTACTTAGCCAATTCCATATACCTCTTATCAATTGGATCTAATGATTACATGTTGAATTATTTCAAGTACCCAAATGAAACCAATAACAAATTAAATCCAGAAAAATATGCAGATTACCTACTTGAGCAACTGACTTCACGTATCAAG AGAATTTATGACCTTGGAGCTCGAAAGTTTGTGGTAAGTAGAATTGGTCAAATTGGATGCACACCAACAGTTAGTATAAGGACACCATATTCCCAAAAATGCAATGAAGATATGAATCAAAAGGTGAAACCCTACTCAGATAAACTTCCTGGGAAGCTACAAGAGCTGCAAACCCAACTCCCACATTCATTATTCGTTAATTTGGATAATTACAACTTCGCCCAGAAAATAAGAAATTCCCCTGAAAAATTTG ggttcaaaaatatttttgacttGTGTGTCCAAGGAGGGAAGCCTTGTGCAAACCggaatgaatattatttttttgacttTGCTCACCCAACTGAAGctacaaataaaatacatgtaAATGAGTGTTTTAGTGGAACTCAATTATGTCTTCCTTACAATATTCAAAAATTGATTCACGCTCATTAA